In a single window of the Anaerotruncus rubiinfantis genome:
- a CDS encoding THUMP domain-containing class I SAM-dependent RNA methyltransferase, which yields MDQIYRICCPCLFGLESVLSFEVKKIGGENVEVTDGRVFFDGDLQMVAKANLWLRTAERVGIVMGRFKAETFTELFDRTAELPWEHFIGEDDQFPVKGSSLNSKLHSVPDCQRIIKRAVVRRFESVYKRAVFAETGTAYQVQFTIHKDMVTLLLDTSGAGLHKRGYRANANEAPIKETLAAGIVDFARVRGDSTVYDPMCGSGTLVIEAALKALNIAPGIRRRFAAQNWACFANGIFSDLRKAAAAEVRRDAQFLAFASDNDSQSVKLTQENAVKAGVASRIKVYEGDVADFQTRRPGHGGIVLTNPPYGERLLDASEAQEICRMLGTAFPPEEGMSYYIISPDEDFEAQFGRPAVRRRKLYNGMIKCQLFMYFEKPSKPQERDIPQN from the coding sequence ATGGATCAGATATATCGGATTTGCTGCCCCTGTCTGTTTGGACTGGAAAGCGTGCTCTCGTTTGAAGTAAAGAAAATCGGCGGGGAAAACGTGGAGGTCACTGACGGGCGGGTATTTTTTGATGGGGATCTTCAGATGGTCGCGAAGGCGAACCTTTGGCTGCGCACGGCGGAACGTGTTGGGATCGTCATGGGGCGATTCAAGGCGGAAACCTTTACAGAGCTTTTTGATCGTACTGCAGAGCTTCCGTGGGAACATTTCATTGGAGAGGACGACCAGTTTCCGGTAAAAGGTTCGTCGCTGAATTCAAAACTTCACAGTGTCCCGGACTGCCAGCGCATTATCAAACGGGCGGTTGTGCGGAGATTTGAATCGGTCTATAAGCGTGCCGTTTTTGCGGAAACCGGCACGGCCTATCAGGTTCAGTTCACCATTCATAAGGATATGGTTACACTGCTGCTTGATACGTCCGGCGCTGGCCTGCACAAGCGCGGTTACCGTGCAAATGCGAATGAAGCGCCAATCAAGGAAACGCTCGCGGCGGGAATTGTGGATTTTGCCCGCGTGCGCGGGGATTCCACGGTATATGACCCGATGTGCGGGTCCGGTACGCTGGTGATCGAGGCGGCTCTTAAGGCGCTGAATATCGCGCCGGGGATTCGGCGGCGTTTCGCGGCTCAGAATTGGGCCTGCTTTGCAAATGGGATTTTCAGCGATCTTCGCAAGGCGGCGGCCGCTGAAGTGCGCAGAGATGCACAATTTTTGGCTTTTGCTTCGGACAATGATTCGCAGTCGGTCAAGCTCACTCAAGAGAACGCGGTCAAAGCGGGTGTGGCATCGCGCATCAAGGTGTACGAGGGAGACGTGGCGGATTTTCAGACGCGGCGTCCGGGACATGGGGGCATTGTTCTGACAAATCCGCCGTATGGCGAACGGCTGCTCGACGCCTCCGAAGCGCAGGAAATCTGCCGGATGCTGGGCACGGCTTTTCCACCGGAGGAGGGGATGAGCTATTACATCATCAGCCCGGACGAGGACTTTGAAGCACAATTCGGTCGACCGGCTGTGCGCCGCCGCAAGCTTTATAATGGCATGATCAAGTGCCAGCTATTTATGTACTTTGAAAAGCCATCAAAGCCACAAGAAAGAGATATCCCCCAAAATTAA